The Streptomyces rubrogriseus genomic sequence CGGTTGCGGTCACCGCCCGTGGCCACCATCTGGGTGTTGTCGGCCCAGTAGTAGACGTTGTTCTGCGCGGTGGCACTCTCGTCGATGACGGGGACGCTCACCATGGCGTACGCGAGGCCGGCGGCGCCGACCAGGCAGCCGAAGAACGCGATGCACAGCCCGGAGACGAGCCTCCAGGAGGGCACCCAGCGCTGCCACCCGTCCTTGTTGTGGCGCGGGTAGTCGATCATGCGCTTCTTGCCGGGCGCCGCGGCCCGGCCCCTCCCGGGCCCTGCCGGACCGCCGGGCGCCCCTCGTCGGCCGCCGCGGCCCGGCTCGGCCGCTCTGCGACGGCCGCCCCCGTTCCGCTGTGCCGCGCGCCGGGCCTCGGCGCGGCTCCCGTACGCAGGCTCCTCGTTCTCCGGACCGTACGAGCCGGACGGAGACCCTGTGGCGCCTCGCGGTGCCGCACGGCGGCCGGAGGACGAACCGGACTGACCGCGTCGGGCCGCGGCACGTCCGCCTCCCTGCGGCTGCGGCGGTTTGCGACGGTGCTCGCTCATCGAACGACTACTCCTCGGGCAGGCGCACCTTTGCGCGCCTGGTAAAGGCGGCTGGTTTCCGGTCCCCCCGAAGTACGGATGCGGCCCCTTCCGCATTCACCCGTACTGCACCGGGGACAGGGACGCCCCCAGACGTCACTCGGTTCCCGGTGGTTTGCATGGCGCACACACTACGCACCGTCAAAACCCCCGCGGCCCGAAGTTCACCTCAAATCAGGCAACTTGCTCGCGATGAAACCCTGATGTGATCCCGTTCACCAGTTCACCTCTTGTCGCACGCAGAAGCTCGTTCTATCGTGCTGATGTATCGACTCGATACATCAGCGCGGCATAAGGGCGAGAGGAGGCGACGATGAGCCGGAGATCCGGCATCCTCGAGTTCGCCGTACTCGGCCTGCTCCGCGAGTCCCCGATGCACGGCTACGAGCTGCGTAAACGGCTCAACACGTCACTGGGTGTGTTCCGGGCGTTCAGCTACGGGACGCTCTACCCCTGCCTCAAGACGCTGGTCGCCAACGGCTGGTTGATCGAGGAACCGGGGAACGTCGGCGAGGCCGCCGCTTCCCTCACGGGACGCCGCGCCAAGATCGTCTACCGGTTGACGGCCGACGGTAAGGAACATTTCGAGCAGCTCCTCTCCCAGGCCGGCCCGGACGCGTACGACGACGAGACCTTCGCCGCCCGCTTCGCGTTCTTCGGGCAGACGTCGCGAGACGTACGCATGCGCGTGCTCGAGGGTCGGCGCAGCCGGCTGGAGGAGCGCCTGGAGAAGATGCGGGCCTCACTGGCCCGCACCCGGGAGCGACTCGACGACTACACGCTTGAGCTGCAGCGCCACGGAATGGAGTCCGTGGAGCGCGAAGTGCGCTGGCTGAACGAGCTCATCGAGAGCGAGCGGGCGGGGCGGGACCTCAGAGGTTCCGCCGCCGAGGGGACCGCTCAACAGGACACGACATCTGGAGCGACGGGCGGCCTGCCCCGGCCGGGGAACGACCCCCGGCCGGATACGCCCGGCGACACCGCCACGTGAGCGCCCAGTCAGGGCCTCACTCGTACACACAGGGAGCAACCGGAATGGGTTCGGTTCGCGTAGCCATCGTCGGTGTGGGCAACTGCGCCGCATCGCTGGTGCAGGGCGTCGAGTACTACAAGGACGCCGACCCGGCGGCCAAGGTCCCCGGCCTGATGCACGTCCAGTTCGGCGACTACCACGTCAGTGACATCGAGTTCGTCGCCGCCTTCGACGTGGACGCCAAGAAGGTCGGCCTGGATCTCGCGGACGCCATCGGCGCCTCCGAGAACAACACCATCAAGATCTGCGACGTGCCGAACAGCGGCGTCCAGGTCCAGCGCGGCCACACGCACGACGGTCTCGGCAAGTACTACCGCCAGACCATCGAGGAGTCCGCCGAGGCGCCGGTCGACGTCGTCCAGATCCTCAAGGACAAGCAGGTCGACGTTCTGGTCTGCTACCTGCCCGTCGGTTCCGAGGACGCGGCGAAGTACTACGCCCAGTGCGCCATCGACGCCAAGGTCGCCTTCGTCAACGCCCTCCCGGTCTTCATCGCCGGCACCAAGGAGTGGGCGGACAAGTTCACCGAGGCGGGCGTCCCGATCGTCGGCGACGACATCAAGTCGCAGGTCGGCGCCACCATCACGCACCGCGTCATGGCGAAGCTGTTCGAGGACCGGGGCGTCGTCCTGGACCGCACGATGCAGCTGAACGTCGGCGGCAACATGGACTTCAAGAACATGCTCGAGCGTGAGCGCCTGGAGTCCAAGAAGATCTCCAAGACGCAGGCCGTCACCTCCCAGATCCCCGACCGCGACCTGGGTGCGGACAACGTCCACATCGGCCCGTCGGACTACGTCGCCTGGCTGGACGACCGCAAGTGGGCCTACGTCCGCCTCGAGGGCCGCGCCTTCGGTGACGTCCCGCTGAACCTGGAGTACAAGCTCGAGGTCTGGGACTCCCCGAACTCGGCCGGTGTCATCATCGACGCCCTGCGCGCCGCGAAGATCGCCAAGGACCGCGGCATCGGCGGCCCGATCCTGTCCGCGTCGAGCTACTTCATGAAGTCCCCGCCGGTCCAGTACTTCGACGACGAGGCCCGCGCCAACGTCGAGAAGTTCATCGCGGGTGAGGTCGAGCGCTGATCAGCCGCTGACCCCGGTCTGTCGAGGGTCCCCGGGTCGCATGACCCGGGGACCCTTCCCGTATGTGAGGCTGTGCCCATGGCCGTCGTCCGTGACCTGCGCGTCCTGCTGCGCCTGAAGGGGTTTCGGCGCCTGCTCGCCGTGCGCCTGCTCTCCCAGGGCGCCGACGGCGTCTACCAGGTCGCGCTCGCCACCTACGTCGTGTTCTCCCCGGAGAAGCAGACCTCGCCCGCCGCGATCGCCTCCGCGATGGCGGTCCTGCTGCTCCCGTACTCCCTGGTGGGCCCGTTCGCCGGTGTGCTGCTGGACCGCTGGCGGCGCCGCCAGGTCTTCCTGTACGGCAACCTGCTGCGCGCCGCGCTGGCCACGGTGACGGCGGTTCTGATGATCGCCTCCGTCCCCGACTGGCTCTTCTACGTCTCCGCACTCTGCGTCACGGCCGTCAACCGTTTCGTGCTCGCGGGCCTGTCCGCCGCACTGCCCCGGGTGGTCGACGCCGAACGCCTGGTGATCGCCAACTCGCTCTCCCCGACGGCCGGCACCCTGGCCGCCACGGCAGGCGGCGGCCTCGCATTCGTCGTACGCCTCGTGGTCTCGGACTCCGACGCCGCCGTGGTGCTGCTCGGCGCCGGCCTCTATCTGTGCGGAGCCCTGGCGTCGCTGCGGATCGCCGTGGAACTGCTGGGTCCCGACCGGGCACTCGTGCCGCCCAGGCTGACCTCGGCGCTCAACGGCACCGCCCGCGACCTGGCGGCGGGCGTGCGTCACCTCGCCGCCCCCGCCCGCCGGGAAGCGGCCTGGGCACTCGCGGCCATGACGCTGATGCGGTTCTGCTACGGCGCTCTGCTGGTCATGCTGCTGATGCTGTGCCGGTACTCGCTGACCTCGGACACGGACGAGGGGCTCGCCCTGCTGGGGCTGGCACTTGGGGTCTCCGGGGCGGGCTTCTTCGCGGCGGCGGTGGTCACCCCCTGGGCGGCGGGGCGGCTGGGGCCCGGCCGCTGGATGGCCGTCTGCGCGGCGGTCGCCACCGTGCTGGTGCCGGCACTGGGCCTGACGTTCGCGGCGGCACCCCTGCTCGCCGCCGCGTTCGTGCTGGGCCTGACGACACAGGGGGCGAAGATCGCGACCGACACGGTCGTGCAGTCCTCGGTCGACGACACCTTCCGGGGGCGGATCTTCTCCGTCTACGACGTGCTGTTCAACGTGGCCTTCGTCGGCGCGGCCGGGGTGGCCGCGCTCATGCTGCCACCGGACGGCCGGTCGGTGCCGCTGGTCGTGACGGTCGCCGCGCTCTACGGAGTGGTTGCGGCAGCTATGGCCCGGTTTGAGAGCCGGCAAGTGTCACATCAGTGACACAGAGCCCCACCGGACTACAGAGTTGTCAGTGGGACCCGGTAGCTTACGTGCGTCTTATCTCGCGGCATGTCCGCGACACGCACCTATTTCAGGGGGACCCCCAGTGACCACCCAGCCGCCGCCCCAGGGCAACCCGTTCGCGCAGAACCAGCCGCAGGCTCCGCAGCAGCCTCAGGGTCAGAACCCCTACGCCCAGGGGCAGCCGGGCTTCCCGCAGCAGGCCGGCCAGCCCGGTCAGCCCGGTTTCCCGCAGCAGGGCGCGCCGTACGCCCCGGTGCCGCCGCAGCCGGCCCGCCGCAAGCCGAGCTTCAAGACGATCAAGAACATCGTCATCGCGGTGGTCGTCGTGGGTGTCGCGGTCGGTGGTTACATCGCCAGCCGGGACGACGCCGACCAGGCCGGCGTGGGTGACTGCCTGAAGTCCGCGTCGTCGTCCTCGGACCGCATGGAGGTCGTGGACTGCTCCTCCTCGGACGCCGAGGGCAAGGTGCTGTCGAAGGTGAAGGGCCACTTCACGTCGCTGACCGCCGAGACGGAGTGCCGGAAGGTCGACGGAGCCACCGGCTTCTACGCCGAGACCGGCGACGGTGAAGAGTTCCTGCTCTGCCTCGGCGAGGTCTGAGGCGACAGACGTCTCTCCGTCTCCTGCTTCACGGTCATGTTTCACGTGAAACATGACCCCACGGGCGGCACGTTTCACGTGAAACGTGCCGCCCGTTCTCATGCGTTGTCCGGGTGCTGAGCCCACCATTCCTTCAGTGCTGCCACCGCCGCGTCGTGCTCCATCGGCCCGTTCTCCAGACGAAGCTCCAGCAGGTGCTTGTACGCCTGCCCCACGGCCGGCCCAGGACGGACACCGAGGATCTCCATGATCTGGTTGCCGTCGAGGTCCGGGCGGATCGCGTCGAGCTCCTCCTGCTCCTGAAGCTGCGCGATCCGATCCTCCAGACCGTCGTACGCGCGGGAGAGGGCCGAAGCCTTGCGCTTGTTGCGCGTCGTGCAGTCCGACCGCGTCAGCTTGTGGAGACGGTCGAGCAGCGGTCCCGCGTCCCGGACGTAGCGGCGGACCGCGGAGTCCGTCCACTCACCCGTGCCGTAGCCGTGGAAGCGCAGATGCAGCTCGACCAGGCGAGAGACGTCCTTCACCAGCTCGTTGGAGTACTTGAGCGCGAGCATGCGCTTCTTCGTCATCTTCGCCCCGACCACTTCGTGGTGGTGGAACGAGACCCTGCCGTCCTTCTCGAAGCGGCGGGTGCGCGGCTTGCCGATGTCGTGCAGCAGTGCGGCCAGCCGAAGGGTCAGGTCCGGTCCTTCGCTCTCCAGGGCCATCGCCTGCTCCAGGACGATGAGGGTGTGGTCGTAGACGTCCTTGTGCCGGTGGTGCTCGTCACGCTCCAGCCGCAGGGCCGGCAGCTCGGGCAGGACCCGCTCGGCGAGACCTGTCTCCACCAGCAGACTCAGTCCCTTGCGCGGGTGCGGGGAGAGGATGAGCTTGTTCAGCTCGTCCCGGACCCGCTCCGCGGAGACGATGTCGATGCGCCCGGCCATGTCGTGCATGGCCTTGACCACCTCCGGCGCCACCTCGAAGTCGAGCTGCGCGGCGAAGCGCGCGGCCCGCATCATCCTCAGCGGGTCGTCCGAGAAGGAGTCCTCGGGCGTACCCGGAGTGCGCAGCACACGTGCCGCGAGGTCGTCGAGTCCGCCGTGCGGGTCGATGAACACCTTTTCCGGAAGCGCTACGGCCATCGCGTTCACCGTGAAGTCACGCCGGACGAGATCCTCCTCGATGGAGTCTCCGTAGGACACCTCGGGCTTGCGCGAGGTGCGGTCGTACGCCTCCGAGCGGTAGGTGGTCACCTCGATCTGCCAGCCGTCCTTCTGCCCCCCGACCGTGCCGAAGGCGATCCCGACCTCCCAGACCGCGTCCGCCCAGGGACGCATGATCTTCAGAACATCCTGGGGACGGGCGTCGGTAGTGAAGTCCAGATCGTTGCCGAGCCGCCCGAGCAGGGCGTCCCGCACCGAGCCGCCGACCAGCGCGAGTGAGAACCCGGCCTCCTGGAAACGGCGGGCGAGATCGTCGGCGACAGGGGCGACCCGCAGCGGCTCACCCGCCGCGCGGTGCTGCTCCTGACTCAGGACACTGGGGCTGACTTCGTTGGCGTTCGGCACAACAAAACAGGGTACGTGGCCTTGGCGGAGACGGGCGCCCCACGGAGCGCGCACCGAATCCCCCGCTTTCGTACCGCTCCCTTTATAGGCGCACATAGGGGGAAGCCCGGCCCTGGCAGCGGATCTTGTGACGTAGTCCGCGGCACTTCCCCTCGGCGCACCTCGTTACCATGCGTGGACGCACATTCCGACGACCACTGATCACGACGAGGGACGGGCGAGCGCGTGGCCGAGGCGGCAGACTTCCAGGGGACCAGTGCCTCACCTGCCCGCCGGTGGCTCCGGCGCACCACGGCGCTGCTCGCCGGGGCGCCGCTGCTGGCCGGTCTGGTCCAGCTGCCCGCCGCCGGCTCGGCGCACGCCGAAGAGGCGACCGCTGCCCTGGCCGACTCCGACTCGGGCTCGGTGGCCGTGGCCGTCGACTCGCTCACCCCCTCCGCGCCCACGGACGGGGACACGGTGACCGTGTCGGGCACCGTGACCAACCACGGCAAGCGGACCGTCACCGACGCCCACGTGGGCCTGCGCGTGGGCCCACCGCTCGACACCCGCTCGTCCGTCGACGCGATCGCCAAGGACAGCGACGATCTCCAGGGCTCCATCTCCCCGGAGATCGACAACAAGTACACGGAGAAGTTCTCCAAGCTCACTCCCGGCGTGGCGGAGCACTTCAACATCTCGGTGCCGGTCGACGAGCTGAACCTCGGCAGCGACGGCGTCTACGAATTCGCGGTCTCGCTGTCCGGGGAGACCTCCGCGCAGCCGTGGGAGCAGATCCTCGGCATCCAGCGGACCTTCCTGCCCTGGCAGCCCGACGAGGCCGACACCAAGACCAAGACCACGGCGCTGTGGCCGCTCGTCTCGACGACGCACATGGCCGCCGAAACGGGTCCGAACGAGGAGCAGACCCCGGTCTTCCTCAATGACGACCTGGCGAAGGAGATCTCCCCCGGCGGCCGGCTGAACCAGATGGTGACGCTGGGCAAGGACCTCGACGTCACCTGGGTGGTCGACCCGGACCTGCTGGCCTCCGTCGACGCGATGACGGGCAGCTACCGCGTCCGGGACGGGGACCAGACCACCGCCGGCACCCACCAGGCGGTCGCCAAGCAGTGGCTCGCCGACCTGCAGGAAGCGGTGGCCGACGAGGAGGTCGTCGCCCTCCCCTTCGCCGACCCCGACCTGGCGTCCCTCGCCCACAACGGGACGGACGTCACCGGCTCGCTGAGTCAGCTCAAGGAGGCGACGGACGTCGTCGCCAACACCGTCGAGCCGATCCTCCACGTGAAGCCGAGCACCGAGTTCGCCTGGCCCGTGGAAGGCGCCGTCGACCGGTCGATCGTCAAGGTCGCCACCTCCGCGGGCGCCGACAAGGTGATCGCGCGCAGCGACAGCTTCCAGGAGACCGACGCACTGCCGTACACACCGTCCGCCGCCCGCCCCATCGGCGGCGGCACCACGGCGGTGGTGGCCGATGCCCGGATGTCCACGGCGTTCGAGGGCGACCTGACGACGGCTTCCGCCTCCACGCTCGCCGTGCAGCGCTTCCTCGCCCAGAGCCTGGGCCTGGGCCTCCAGACCGACAAGCAGCGCAGCGTGGTCATCGCTCCGCAGCGCACACCCTCCGGGAGCCAGGCGCGCGCGATGGCCGAAGGACTGCGGGCCCTCCAGAGCGGCACGTGGTCCCAGTCCCAGAAGCTGGCGGCGGCCGCCGCGGCCAAGCCGGATCCGGACGCCGCCACCAAGGTCCCGGGCACCTCTTCCTACCCGTCGGCGCTGCGCAAGAAGGAGCTGCCCCGGTCGGCGTTCGTGGAGAGCGCGCGGACGCAGGACGCGCTGGACAGCTTCAAGGTCGTGCTCTCGGACCCGTCCCGGGTGGTGACCCCCTTCGGACGCGCCCTGAACCGGGAGCTGTCCGTGTCGTGGCGCGGCCGCGCCGCCGAGGCGGAGTCGTTCCGCGCCGGAGTGAAGTCGTACCTCGACGGGCTGACCGGCCGGGTCAGACTGATCGACAAGTCGGAGACGAAGCTCTCCGGCCGCAGCGCCACCATCCCGGTGACGGTGCAGAACAACCTGGTGCAGGACGTCGGCCCCCTGGTCCTGCGGCTCACGTCGACGAACCCGACCCGCCTCGAGATCGACGGCGCCCGCTACGAGGAGCAGCCGATCTCGGTCTCCGGCGGCCACAGCCAGTCGGTGAAGTTCACCACGTCGGCCAACGCCAACGGCCGGGCGACGGTGATCGCCCAGCTGTACACGACGGACGGGCGGCCGTACGGCAAGCCGGTCACCTTCGACGTGAAGGTCACCGAGATCACGGCCACCGTGATGCTCGTCATCGGAGGCGGTGTCCTGCTGCTCGTCCTCGCCGGCTTCCGGATGTACACGCAGCGCAAGCGTGCCGCGGCCCGTGCCGCCGAGAAGGCGGAGTCGGGCGAGGACGGCGCGGAGGGCGAGGAGGGCGATTCCGGAGAGCCGGAGGCTTCGGAGAACGCCGAGGACGATCCGGAGCAGCCGAGTGACCCGACACCGGACACCGCAGCGGAAAGCGACGACCCGTCCGGCACGGGTGAGAGAGTGGACCGTTGAGGATGTCGTGGCCGGTCGGCCCGGGACGATGAGGTGGGGTAACCATGAACGCGCCGTACGACGGTGACCGCGGTCAGGCCGCGGACGGCTCGGGTCACCCCCAGGGCCCGCCGCCGGACCCCGGCCAGACGCCGCCGCAGCCGCCCGCGGACATGTACCTCCAGGACGCCTACGACCAGGATCCCTACCGGGCCCAGGACCTCTCCGCCCAGGATCCGGTCTCCGAGGCGCTCTACGACCGTGCCGCGCACCCCCCGCCGCCCCCGGGCACGTACCCGCCGCAGCAGCCGCTGTACTCCCAGCCCTCCCAGTCGCCCTACGCCCCCGATCCCCGGGTGTGGGCCCAGACGCCCGCCCCGGAGCCGGAGGGTCCGACGCAGTACCTGCCGTACGGCGACGACCCCCGGACCACCCAGTTCGTGGGCGTGGACGACCTGGTCGGCCAGGCCGGAGACCAGCGTCACGAGCCGGACGCCTTCGCGCACCTGTTCCGCGACCAGCAGCAGGGCGGCGGCCACCCCTCGTACGACGACCAGGCCGCCGTACCCGCCCCTGCCCCCGCACCGGGGCCGTACGGCGGGGCGGCGGGGCCGGGCCAGTACGGCGCGCCACCACCACCGCCGCCGGGCCAGTACGGCGGGCACCAGGGGCCCGATCCGTACGGGAACGCTCAGGCACACGGTCAGTACGGCGGCCCCGCCCAGTACGGCGGCTCCGCTCCGACGCCCGGGCAGCACGCGGCGCCCGCACCCGGCCAGTACGCGGTGGCCCCCACACCCGAGGCGGCCGAGGCTCCACTCCAGGAGCCCGAGCCCACGCCCGCACGCGCGGCCAGCCAGGCCGCGCCCAAGAAGGGCGGGCGCGCGGGGGGCCTGCTGAAGTCCAGCGCCGTGATGGCGGCGGGCACGATGGTGTCGCGGCTGACCGGGTTCGTCCGGTCCGCGCTGATCGTCTCGGCTCTTGGCGTAGGTCTGCTCGGCGACACGTTCCAGGTCGCCTACCAGCTGCCCACGATGATCTACATCCTCACCGTCGGCGGCGGCCTCAACTCGGTCTTCGTACCCCAGCTCGTCCGGGCCATGAAGGACGACGACGACGGGGGCGAGGCCTTCGCCAACCGCCTCCTGACCCTCGTCATGGTCGCGCTGGGCGCGCTGACAGTGATCACGGTCGTCGCCGCGCCCCTGCTGATCCGGCTCCTGTCCAACCCCGTCGCCAGTGACCCGGCCGCAAACGAGGTCGGTATCACCTTCGTCCGCTACTTCCTGCCGTCCATCTTCTTCATGGGCCTGCACGTGGTGATGGGGCAGGTCCTCAACGCCCGCGGCAGGTTCGGCGCGATGATGTGGACCCCGGTCCTGAACAACATCGTCATCATCGTGACGCTCGGCCTGTTCATCTGGGTCTACGGCACCGCGGAAACCTCGGGCATGAAGGTGACGAGCATCCCGCCGGAGGGCGAGCGTCTGCTCGGCATCGGGGTGCTGCTGGGACTCATCGTGCAGTCCCTGGCCATGATCCCGTACCTGCGGGAGACGGGTTTCCGGCTCCGGCTGCGCTTCGACTGGAGGGGACACGGGCTGGGCAAGGCCATCACCCTCGCCAAGTGGACGGTCCTGTTCGTCCTGGCCAACCAGGCGGGCGCCATGATCGTCATCCAGCTCTCCACCGCTGCGGGCAAGGCCTCGCCCGTCGACGGCACCGGCTTCGCGGCCTACGCCAACGCACAGCTGATCTGGGGCCTGCCGCAGGCCATCATCACCGTCTCGCTGATGGCCGCCCTGCTGCCCCGGATCTCCCGCTCGGCGTCCGAGGAGGACGGGGGAGCGGTCCGGGACGACATTTCCCAGGGCCTGCGCACGACAGCCGTGGCCATCGTTCCCGTCTCCTTCGGCTTCGTCGCACTCGGCATCCCGATGTGCACGCTCATGTTCGGCTCCTCGGGCACCAGCGAGGCCACCAACATGGGCTACATGCTGATGGCCTTCGGTCTCGGCCTCATCCCGTACTCCGTGCAGTACGTCGTCCTGCGCGCCTTCTACGCCTACGAGGACACCCGCACGCCCTTCTACAACACCGTCATCGTGGCCGTGGTCAACGCCGCCGCCTCGGGCCTGTGTTACCTCCTGCTGCCCTCGCGCTGGGCCGTCGTCGGCATGGCCGCCTCCTACGGCCTGGCCTATGTGATCGGCGTGGGCGTCGCATGGCGCAGGCTGCGCAAGCGGCTCGGCGGGGACCTGGACGGCGCGCGGGTGCTGCGCACGTACGCCCGGCTGTGCATCGCGTCCGTCCCGGCGGCCCTGGCCGGTGGCGCCGCCTGCTACGCGATCAGCCGCTCGCTCGGCCAGGACGTCGTGGGATCGTTCGCCGCACTGCTGGCCGGCGGAGTGCTCCTGTTCGGTGTCTTCTTCGTCGCCGCCCGCCGCATGCGCATCGAGGAGGTCAACTCTCTGGTCGGCATGGTGCGCGGACGCCTGGGACGCTGAGACCCGGGGTAGGCGCACAACCATCGTCCGCCGCTGTGTGTCGTGCTTAGCGGCGGACTGTGGGCACAATTGGGTTCGGCGTCGGACGCGCGGATCGGGAGTCGGCCGACGCGCACGGAATGGGGAGGCAGGAACGACGGTGGCGGAACGGAGCACAGCTGCCGTCGACGTGGCAGACAACAGCGGCGATGAGCCGCTGACCGCACAGGCGGACCAGTCCACGGCCGACGGGGTGGCCAACAACCGGGAGCGGGACACGGACAGCGACGAGGCACAGGGGAACCCCACGAGCGAGGAGCCCGGCAAGACCTCGCCGCCCGAACTGCACAGCGGGCACAAGCTCGCCAGACGCTACCGCCTCGAGGAGTGCGTCACCCGTCTGGACGGCTTCAGCAGTTGGCGGGCCGTCGACGAGAAGCTGCGCCGCGCCGTCGGAGTCCACCTCCTCCCCGCGGACCACACGCGCGCCCGGTCCGTGCTGGCCGCGGCGCGCTCATCCGCCCTGCTCGGTGACCCCCGCTTCGTCCAGGTACTGGACGCCGTCGAGGACAACGACCTCGTCTACGTCGTGCACGAGTGGCTCCCCGATGCCACCGAGCTGACCGCTCTCCTCGCCGCCGGGCCGCTGGAGGTGTACGACGCCTACCAGATGGTCAGTCAGGTCGCGTCGGCCATGGCGGCCGCGCACCGGGAGGGCCTCGCCCATCTTCGACTGAGCCCCAACGCGGTGCTGCGTACGTCGACGGGCCAGTGGCGGATCCGCGGGCTGGCCGTCAACGCCGCACTGCGCGGCATCAGTTCCGACACTCCGCAGCGCACCGACACCGAGGCCATCGGAGCCCTGCTGTACGCCACGCTCACCCAGCGCTGGCCGTACGAGAGCGACGCGCACGGTCTGGCAGGTCTGCCCAAGGACATCGGGCTGATCCCGCCGGACCAGGTACGCGCCGGCGTCCACCGCGGCCTGTCCGAACTGGCGATGCGGGCGCTCGCCAACGACGGTGCCACCGCTTCCCGGCACGAGTCCCCGTGCACCACGCCGGAGGAACTGGTGAAGGCGATCGGCGAGATGCCGCGCATCCGCCCGCCGGAGCCGGCGTACACGGCACCGCCCCAGTACCAGCGGACGGCCTACCAGCAGGGCGGGTACGGCCGCCCGGCACCGCACCCCGGTGTCACTCAGCCCGTGTCGACGCCGCCGCCCCCGCTGCAGAGCCGTACCGGCAAGGTCCTGAAGTGGGGCGTGTCGGCCCTGCTGATCGCCGCACTCGGCCTCGGCAGCTGGCAGCTCGCCGATGCGCTCATGGAACGGGGCGGCAAGGCCGACGACCCGAACCAGACGCAGACGGTGGACGGCGACAACGACAAGGGCCCGAAGGAGCCGGTCAGCCGACCGATCACCATCGCGGGCGCGCACGACTACGACCCGTTCGGATCAGACGGGTCCGAGTACCCGGAGAACGTCGGCAAGGCCTACGACGGCGACCCCGGAACCTACTGGCAGACGAGCCACTACGCGAGCGCCGACTTCGGGCGGCTGAAGCCCGGTGTGGGCATCGTGGTCGACCTCGGCAAGGTGCAACAGGTCGGCAAGGTGGCCCTGACGTTCGGTGGCGACACTTCGGTGGAGCTCCGTTCCGCCGGGGCCACTGACTCGGAGCCGCAGTCCTTCGAGGGCTACGAGAAGGTCGCCGGCGGAAACGGTACGACGGTGGACCTCAAGCCGGACAAGGCGGTGCAGACCCGCTATCTTCTGGTCTGGCTGACCGAGCTGCCGGTGACGGACGGGCAGTTCCGGGGCCGCGTCGCCGACATCAAGGTGACCAGCTGACGGCACCTACCGCAGGGAGAGGGGTGTGATGGCGGGCGGCGCGAGTCATGACGGCGTGACCGACCAGGAGCTGCTCGCCCGCCACGTCGAGGGCGACCCCGACGCCTTCGGTGAGCTTGTGCGCCGTCACCGCGACCGGCTCTGGGCGGTGGCCCTGCGGACGCTGGGGGACCGGGAGGAGGCCGCCGACGCCGTCCAGGACGCGCTCGTCTCCGCCTACCGGGCCGCCCATACCTTCCGCGGACAGGCGGCCGTCACCACCTGGCTGCACCGGATCACGGTGAACGCCTGTCTGGACCGTGCTCGCAAGGCCGCCTCGCGGAAGACCGCGCCCGTCGACGACACCGAACGCCTGGAGCAGCTTCTGGAGCCGCACGAGTCGGCCTCCGCTCCCGCGGAGCGCAACGACCTGCACCGCCAACTGCTGGAGGCCCTGGGCACCCTGCCCGCCGACCAGCGAGCCGCTCTCGTCCTGGTCGACATGCAGGGCTATCCCGTAGCAGAGGCCGCCCGCATCCTCGACGTGCCGAGTGGCACGATCAAGAGCCGGTGTGCCCGGGGCAGAGCCCGGCTCCTGCCGCTGATCACCCACCTGCGTCCGGACGGCAGCGGAGACGGCAGGAAGCCCGGCCCGGAGCGGAACCGGACGCCGGGGGCATCCGTCCCACCGGCAGCGGGACCGCGGCGTGCGGGTCCGCCGGAAGCAGGGCCGAGTGATTCAGCCGCAGTGAAGGGCGGAGGTGGACGAGCGT encodes the following:
- a CDS encoding PadR family transcriptional regulator encodes the protein MSRRSGILEFAVLGLLRESPMHGYELRKRLNTSLGVFRAFSYGTLYPCLKTLVANGWLIEEPGNVGEAAASLTGRRAKIVYRLTADGKEHFEQLLSQAGPDAYDDETFAARFAFFGQTSRDVRMRVLEGRRSRLEERLEKMRASLARTRERLDDYTLELQRHGMESVEREVRWLNELIESERAGRDLRGSAAEGTAQQDTTSGATGGLPRPGNDPRPDTPGDTAT
- a CDS encoding inositol-3-phosphate synthase, with the protein product MGSVRVAIVGVGNCAASLVQGVEYYKDADPAAKVPGLMHVQFGDYHVSDIEFVAAFDVDAKKVGLDLADAIGASENNTIKICDVPNSGVQVQRGHTHDGLGKYYRQTIEESAEAPVDVVQILKDKQVDVLVCYLPVGSEDAAKYYAQCAIDAKVAFVNALPVFIAGTKEWADKFTEAGVPIVGDDIKSQVGATITHRVMAKLFEDRGVVLDRTMQLNVGGNMDFKNMLERERLESKKISKTQAVTSQIPDRDLGADNVHIGPSDYVAWLDDRKWAYVRLEGRAFGDVPLNLEYKLEVWDSPNSAGVIIDALRAAKIAKDRGIGGPILSASSYFMKSPPVQYFDDEARANVEKFIAGEVER
- a CDS encoding MFS transporter, with protein sequence MAVVRDLRVLLRLKGFRRLLAVRLLSQGADGVYQVALATYVVFSPEKQTSPAAIASAMAVLLLPYSLVGPFAGVLLDRWRRRQVFLYGNLLRAALATVTAVLMIASVPDWLFYVSALCVTAVNRFVLAGLSAALPRVVDAERLVIANSLSPTAGTLAATAGGGLAFVVRLVVSDSDAAVVLLGAGLYLCGALASLRIAVELLGPDRALVPPRLTSALNGTARDLAAGVRHLAAPARREAAWALAAMTLMRFCYGALLVMLLMLCRYSLTSDTDEGLALLGLALGVSGAGFFAAAVVTPWAAGRLGPGRWMAVCAAVATVLVPALGLTFAAAPLLAAAFVLGLTTQGAKIATDTVVQSSVDDTFRGRIFSVYDVLFNVAFVGAAGVAALMLPPDGRSVPLVVTVAALYGVVAAAMARFESRQVSHQ
- a CDS encoding LppU/SCO3897 family protein — protein: MGPGSLRASYLAACPRHAPISGGPPVTTQPPPQGNPFAQNQPQAPQQPQGQNPYAQGQPGFPQQAGQPGQPGFPQQGAPYAPVPPQPARRKPSFKTIKNIVIAVVVVGVAVGGYIASRDDADQAGVGDCLKSASSSSDRMEVVDCSSSDAEGKVLSKVKGHFTSLTAETECRKVDGATGFYAETGDGEEFLLCLGEV
- a CDS encoding CCA tRNA nucleotidyltransferase encodes the protein MPNANEVSPSVLSQEQHRAAGEPLRVAPVADDLARRFQEAGFSLALVGGSVRDALLGRLGNDLDFTTDARPQDVLKIMRPWADAVWEVGIAFGTVGGQKDGWQIEVTTYRSEAYDRTSRKPEVSYGDSIEEDLVRRDFTVNAMAVALPEKVFIDPHGGLDDLAARVLRTPGTPEDSFSDDPLRMMRAARFAAQLDFEVAPEVVKAMHDMAGRIDIVSAERVRDELNKLILSPHPRKGLSLLVETGLAERVLPELPALRLERDEHHRHKDVYDHTLIVLEQAMALESEGPDLTLRLAALLHDIGKPRTRRFEKDGRVSFHHHEVVGAKMTKKRMLALKYSNELVKDVSRLVELHLRFHGYGTGEWTDSAVRRYVRDAGPLLDRLHKLTRSDCTTRNKRKASALSRAYDGLEDRIAQLQEQEELDAIRPDLDGNQIMEILGVRPGPAVGQAYKHLLELRLENGPMEHDAAVAALKEWWAQHPDNA